A stretch of the Saprospiraceae bacterium genome encodes the following:
- a CDS encoding queuosine precursor transporter: MKNQHKNKATRLFIILSAIFITNALIAEFIGVKIFSLEKSLNLPLSSFNFFGHKDLSFQLTAGVLIWPVVFIMTDIINEYFGRRGVIRLSWLAIFMIGYAFLFVYLAIHLVPADFWPSSHLDFITDPQKKQQLSSEVSNYNTAFSLVFGQGLKIILASIVAFIIGQILDALIFHKIKLLTGNKSIWLRATGSTLISQFFDSYIVLFIAFYFGANWPLSLVLAIGTVNYIYKVCMAIGLTPVIYLIHSIIHLYLGDDLSNELKEDAMKL, from the coding sequence ATGAAAAACCAGCATAAAAATAAGGCTACCAGACTTTTTATTATTCTTTCGGCTATATTTATTACAAATGCTCTAATTGCCGAATTTATTGGTGTTAAGATATTTTCGCTGGAAAAGTCTCTAAATCTTCCTTTAAGTTCTTTTAACTTCTTTGGACACAAAGATTTATCATTTCAGTTGACTGCAGGTGTCTTAATTTGGCCGGTTGTATTTATAATGACTGACATAATTAATGAGTATTTTGGGAGGCGTGGGGTAATTAGGCTGAGTTGGTTAGCTATTTTTATGATTGGGTATGCGTTTTTGTTTGTGTATTTAGCGATTCATTTGGTTCCGGCTGATTTTTGGCCAAGTTCGCACTTAGATTTTATTACTGATCCTCAAAAGAAACAACAGCTTTCAAGTGAGGTATCCAATTACAATACTGCTTTTTCACTGGTTTTTGGGCAAGGATTAAAAATTATTCTTGCATCAATTGTAGCATTTATCATCGGTCAGATACTGGATGCATTAATATTCCATAAAATAAAGTTACTTACCGGCAATAAAAGCATTTGGTTGCGAGCAACTGGATCTACTTTGATTTCCCAATTTTTTGACAGTTATATTGTTCTGTTTATTGCATTTTACTTTGGTGCCAATTGGCCATTATCATTGGTTCTGGCAATAGGAACCGTCAATTATATCTATAAAGTTTGCATGGCCATTGGCTTAACCCCTGTAATTTATTTGATTCATTCTATAATACATCTTTATCTTGGAGATGACTTAAGCAATGAATTGAAGGAAGATGCTATGAAATTATAA
- the hscA gene encoding Fe-S protein assembly chaperone HscA, whose translation MSKISIDFKTGKLKSNSDHVVGIDLGTTNSLIACTLEGRPTIIPIGDKAKKSMPSAVWFNKEGIAYVGDEALTRMHEAPMNMIYSFKRFMGKSYQDLINTHSKLSYAVQQEPDTNEIVIPVASQAITAIALSSFILKELKTNAENYLKCSISKVVITVPAYFNDHQRQATREAGKLAGLDVLRIINEPTAAAMAYGLGIDPNQTKHIMVYDLGGGTFDVSILRIENGVFDILSTHGDNMLGGDDIDQEIVRFWENQYKIDSSPENKAALRTIAEQAKIFLLDHNLFKQSWLGIELSLNTENLEQLASNWINKTIKSCQLALKDSGLSPQEIDEIILVGGSSRLSLVKRKLTEHFNRPINDFLNPEEVVALGAAIQAEILQGNRNDWLLLDVNPLSLGIETLGGLMDTIIPRNSKIPIQLARNYTTSVDGQKNLKITIYQGERDLVQDNIKLGTFILKNIPPMPAGLAKIEIKFNLNADGILSVSAKEIRSGIEQQIEIRSSLKLSDDEIQQRLKDSITNAESDAKNKAKLDSINELNYLILNTKRFINQNKTILNSDELEIMNYQLNNLIQALSTDSKKEIDQCINTFNTITAPIAHKIMDIQIKNSLSGSSVNKI comes from the coding sequence ATGTCTAAAATTTCTATTGATTTTAAAACCGGAAAATTAAAAAGCAATTCAGATCATGTCGTTGGCATCGATTTAGGCACAACGAACAGCTTGATTGCTTGCACTTTAGAGGGCAGGCCGACTATTATTCCAATTGGTGATAAAGCTAAAAAAAGCATGCCTTCTGCAGTTTGGTTTAATAAGGAGGGCATCGCCTATGTAGGTGATGAAGCTTTAACCAGGATGCATGAAGCACCTATGAATATGATTTACTCATTTAAACGATTTATGGGCAAATCTTATCAGGATTTAATAAATACGCATTCCAAACTTTCTTATGCTGTTCAACAAGAACCCGATACCAATGAAATTGTAATACCCGTTGCTTCTCAGGCAATCACTGCTATTGCTTTGTCCTCATTCATTTTAAAAGAGTTAAAAACAAATGCAGAAAACTATTTAAAATGTAGCATTTCCAAGGTAGTTATTACCGTACCAGCTTATTTTAATGACCATCAAAGGCAGGCTACCCGGGAAGCAGGAAAATTAGCTGGACTGGATGTTTTGAGAATTATAAACGAACCAACTGCCGCTGCTATGGCCTATGGCTTGGGAATAGACCCGAATCAAACGAAACATATCATGGTGTACGATTTAGGAGGTGGCACCTTTGATGTTTCCATTTTAAGAATAGAGAACGGTGTGTTTGATATCTTATCAACTCATGGTGATAATATGTTAGGAGGAGATGACATTGATCAGGAAATTGTACGCTTTTGGGAAAATCAATATAAAATAGATTCCAGTCCTGAAAATAAAGCAGCCCTCCGAACTATTGCAGAACAAGCTAAAATATTTTTACTGGATCATAATTTATTTAAACAATCCTGGCTCGGCATTGAACTAAGTTTAAACACTGAAAACCTAGAACAATTGGCTTCAAATTGGATAAATAAAACCATAAAATCTTGCCAGTTGGCTCTAAAAGACAGTGGTCTAAGTCCACAGGAAATTGATGAAATCATTTTAGTTGGCGGGTCATCAAGATTGTCTTTGGTAAAACGAAAACTAACTGAACATTTTAACAGACCCATTAATGATTTTTTAAATCCGGAAGAAGTAGTAGCATTAGGAGCTGCCATTCAAGCTGAAATTTTACAAGGCAACCGAAACGACTGGTTACTATTAGATGTAAATCCATTGTCTCTTGGGATTGAAACTTTGGGAGGCCTTATGGACACAATCATTCCCAGAAATTCGAAAATTCCAATTCAACTGGCTCGCAACTACACAACTTCTGTGGATGGCCAAAAGAATCTCAAAATCACAATTTATCAGGGCGAGCGAGATTTAGTACAAGACAACATTAAATTGGGAACGTTTATTTTAAAAAATATACCACCAATGCCGGCAGGTCTTGCGAAAATTGAAATTAAATTTAATCTTAATGCAGATGGAATATTAAGTGTAAGCGCAAAGGAAATCAGAAGCGGCATTGAACAACAAATTGAAATACGCTCCTCTTTGAAACTTTCCGACGACGAAATTCAACAACGACTTAAAGATTCTATTACGAATGCTGAATCAGATGCAAAAAATAAAGCCAAATTAGACAGTATCAATGAATTGAACTATCTTATATTAAATACGAAACGGTTTATCAATCAAAATAAAACGATTTTAAATTCTGATGAATTGGAAATAATGAATTATCAACTCAATAACTTAATTCAAGCATTATCAACTGATTCTAAAAAAGAAATTGATCAATGTATAAACACATTCAACACGATTACTGCTCCTATTGCACATAAAATTATGGACATTCAAATAAAAAATTCTTTAAGCGGAAGTTCTGTAAATAAGATCTAG
- a CDS encoding translation initiation factor, whose translation MQKKTLNSLQDLSLAYSTNKEAPPIQEEENPNIVNKNLQKVRVERYSKLKAGKSVCRIFGLEETDETLEKLCKQIKQKCGVGGSVKDQEIIIQGDQVEKVINILIALGYKNTKRSGG comes from the coding sequence ATGCAAAAAAAAACATTGAACTCATTACAGGATTTAAGCTTGGCATATTCAACCAATAAAGAAGCTCCTCCTATACAAGAAGAGGAGAATCCGAATATTGTAAATAAAAACTTACAAAAAGTTCGCGTCGAACGCTATTCAAAACTAAAAGCTGGAAAATCAGTTTGTAGAATATTTGGCTTGGAAGAAACCGATGAAACACTCGAAAAATTATGCAAACAAATTAAACAGAAATGCGGTGTTGGAGGAAGTGTCAAAGACCAGGAAATCATCATTCAAGGAGATCAGGTTGAGAAAGTTATAAATATACTAATAGCTCTTGGCTATAAAAACACCAAACGAAGTGGAGGATAA
- the prmC gene encoding peptide chain release factor N(5)-glutamine methyltransferase: MDKQKLCQVLYVALNNIYNANEINNIANYVWYDIQNKSRGNYTSLEHFLEAPAFKNLIARLLEKVPIQYVLSSADFMGLDLLVTPDVLIPRPETEGLVQWILDDHPHAALFNVLDIGTGSGCIALALKKFRPEWNLFALDISEKAIEIASANAEKLNLKLSFIHADFFDDEDKVPGFCNLIVSNPPYISKHEVDQMDSHVLLHEPHIALFPNGEDPLIFYKRIAQFVQKSTMVPSWTYLELNALQWEAIEQIFLNASFKDIEIRKDLESLNRMMRIRKM; the protein is encoded by the coding sequence TTGGATAAACAAAAATTATGCCAAGTGCTATATGTCGCATTAAATAATATATATAATGCGAATGAAATCAATAATATAGCCAATTATGTATGGTATGATATACAAAATAAATCAAGGGGTAATTACACGAGTTTAGAACATTTCCTGGAAGCTCCTGCATTCAAAAATTTGATTGCCAGGCTGCTTGAAAAGGTTCCGATACAGTATGTTTTATCTAGTGCAGACTTTATGGGTTTGGATTTACTGGTTACCCCGGATGTGCTTATCCCAAGACCCGAAACAGAAGGTCTTGTTCAATGGATACTTGATGATCATCCTCATGCAGCACTTTTTAATGTACTTGATATTGGAACGGGATCAGGATGCATTGCATTAGCTTTAAAAAAGTTTAGACCTGAATGGAATTTATTTGCCTTAGATATATCAGAGAAGGCAATTGAAATCGCAAGTGCTAATGCTGAAAAATTAAATTTAAAGCTTTCATTTATTCATGCTGATTTTTTTGATGATGAAGACAAGGTGCCTGGATTTTGTAATTTAATTGTTTCAAATCCACCTTACATTTCAAAACATGAAGTTGACCAGATGGATTCGCATGTTTTATTGCATGAACCCCATATAGCCCTTTTTCCTAATGGAGAGGATCCGCTAATATTTTATAAAAGGATCGCTCAATTTGTGCAAAAGAGCACAATGGTACCAAGCTGGACCTATCTGGAATTGAATGCATTGCAATGGGAAGCTATAGAGCAAATATTTTTAAACGCATCATTTAAAGATATTGAAATCAGGAAAGATTTGGAATCATTAAACAGAATGATGCGAATCAGAAAGATGTGA
- a CDS encoding cytidine deaminase translates to MEIRSIEFNYAFVSKGSLLDTPQKELLNAALQATSNAYAPYSQFYVGSAILLENNQIISGVNQENASYPCGICAERAVLYHYGNLQLKLKITKMAVTVANKNLKNLYPIAPCGLCRQVMCEFEQNNGSPIELILGHPEHESIIIPEINKLLPFVFNSDYLFKTV, encoded by the coding sequence ATGGAAATTCGCAGCATTGAATTTAACTATGCTTTTGTATCTAAGGGATCACTGCTTGATACACCCCAGAAGGAACTATTAAATGCAGCATTACAAGCTACGTCTAATGCCTACGCACCATACAGTCAATTTTATGTTGGATCAGCTATCCTTCTAGAAAATAATCAAATCATTTCAGGTGTAAATCAAGAAAACGCATCCTATCCTTGTGGGATATGCGCCGAAAGAGCTGTATTATATCATTATGGGAATTTGCAACTAAAATTAAAAATTACTAAAATGGCTGTTACTGTTGCAAATAAAAACTTGAAAAATCTATACCCAATTGCTCCTTGCGGACTTTGCAGACAAGTAATGTGCGAGTTTGAGCAAAACAACGGATCCCCAATCGAATTAATACTTGGACATCCAGAACATGAAAGCATCATCATTCCTGAAATTAACAAGCTCCTTCCATTTGTTTTCAATTCAGACTATTTATTCAAGACTGTCTAA
- the kdsB gene encoding 3-deoxy-manno-octulosonate cytidylyltransferase yields the protein MALEMVAIIPARFDSTRLPGKLLLKLEGKSILQRVYERALQCPVLDKVLIATDSKLIFDHAIEFGAECFLSKLKHESGTDRIAELAESLSDVKFIINLQGDEPFINPKHIEILCDSIRTNQTDIATLAVRMQNSEGIDNPNVVKIVTSLTDQALYFSRASIPYLREKNTESTNFEWLKHIGIYAFKHEVLLKLAKSKPTALEGFEKLEQLRWLQHGFQIQVGMVDKHIIGIDTEQDYLDAVNYAKENRL from the coding sequence ATGGCTCTTGAAATGGTAGCTATAATTCCGGCTCGATTTGATTCAACCCGGTTGCCTGGGAAATTATTATTGAAATTGGAAGGGAAATCGATTTTGCAAAGGGTTTATGAACGTGCTTTGCAATGCCCGGTTTTGGATAAGGTATTAATTGCTACAGATAGCAAATTGATATTTGATCATGCCATTGAATTTGGAGCGGAATGTTTTTTGAGCAAACTCAAACATGAAAGTGGAACAGATCGTATTGCTGAACTTGCAGAATCCCTTTCGGATGTAAAATTTATTATTAACTTACAAGGGGATGAACCCTTTATCAATCCAAAGCATATTGAGATTTTGTGCGATTCCATCCGAACAAATCAGACTGATATCGCCACCTTAGCAGTTCGAATGCAGAATTCTGAAGGGATTGATAATCCCAATGTTGTTAAAATAGTAACCAGTTTGACAGATCAAGCACTTTACTTTAGTAGAGCCAGCATTCCTTATTTAAGAGAAAAGAATACTGAATCAACAAATTTTGAATGGCTGAAACACATTGGGATATATGCGTTCAAGCATGAAGTATTGTTAAAGTTGGCAAAATCTAAGCCAACGGCTCTGGAAGGGTTTGAGAAATTAGAACAATTAAGATGGTTGCAGCATGGATTTCAGATTCAAGTGGGCATGGTAGATAAACATATTATTGGTATTGATACCGAACAAGATTATTTGGATGCTGTAAATTATGCCAAGGAAAATAGACTTTAG
- a CDS encoding LysM peptidoglycan-binding domain-containing protein: MLNKTLIFNLLCLLTINLNGQFDPDLESFSQILIEENPEQTLYFNHKVTKKESLYRISRIYNISTNTLYSFNQFKPDDLLKENSLLKIPFDPTQLTVDKKANSLALFYKVQTKENLYGLSKRKLKIDKKILKKLNPQIETSFQEGMQILVGYLPLETMHENESEPADINAIIAKPSEQVFTKESRGVAISESVVLGDGRLFALHNEARIESMIEIINPIQNRKVLAKVIGRIPPIYEKDVKVLVSAEVSRQLAVIGKRFFVNIRYR, from the coding sequence ATGTTAAATAAAACCCTTATATTCAATCTGTTATGTCTTCTGACTATAAATCTTAATGGCCAATTTGACCCTGACCTAGAAAGTTTTAGTCAAATCCTAATAGAAGAAAACCCAGAACAAACTCTGTATTTTAATCACAAGGTTACTAAAAAGGAATCTCTTTATAGAATTTCACGAATCTATAATATTTCGACCAATACACTATATAGCTTTAACCAGTTTAAACCTGATGATCTATTGAAGGAAAACAGTCTGTTAAAAATTCCATTTGATCCAACTCAACTTACAGTGGATAAAAAAGCCAATTCGTTGGCATTATTTTACAAAGTCCAGACTAAAGAAAACTTATATGGTTTAAGTAAACGGAAATTAAAAATTGATAAAAAGATTCTTAAGAAGTTAAATCCACAAATAGAAACTTCATTTCAGGAAGGCATGCAAATTTTAGTAGGTTATTTGCCATTGGAAACCATGCACGAAAACGAATCTGAACCCGCTGACATAAATGCGATTATAGCTAAACCAAGTGAGCAAGTTTTTACAAAAGAATCACGAGGCGTTGCAATAAGCGAATCGGTTGTCCTTGGAGATGGGCGATTATTTGCTTTACACAATGAAGCCAGGATTGAATCTATGATAGAAATTATTAATCCAATCCAAAACAGAAAAGTGCTTGCGAAAGTAATTGGTAGAATTCCACCTATTTACGAAAAAGATGTTAAAGTTTTGGTATCAGCTGAAGTAAGCAGACAATTAGCTGTGATAGGAAAAAGATTTTTTGTCAACATTCGATACCGCTGA